One stretch of Armigeres subalbatus isolate Guangzhou_Male chromosome 2, GZ_Asu_2, whole genome shotgun sequence DNA includes these proteins:
- the LOC134213892 gene encoding muscle-specific protein 300 kDa isoform X4: MQKWIDGAKQAISSSQYSTSDDIGNIINKINAMQSLANSIPQGQKLFEMLQDSFTKSSYMYSEDKQSDMFQTISEQRDQLDAIVTNLNVTLNDLNSKHIRLEQYEEMKRAITEWMNFTEKAYEMLPDTHGEMSELKMLLEKIKHILTEVTFKKVDLDNIQQEAAELFESNKSDIENDLIQNLHKRNDKMKERCTYGIQKLEMELNDQMMYYQTLQEIEKWLLQISFQLMAHNSLYIHNREQTMEQIEQHEKLLNEIQRYQINIDDFNVKAQSQIERYVSLSPNIKNQIENQIKNIQDSYSSLLNTSVQIKNRLYDSLHKFQEYEDTLNDITRNLDKVEPEVAQGKEISATEFMTVKKQLERAQKIHNKLQVEKSRLIHAVQACEAATASISRPSSPIDSAHQVVPENELIVRARLEDLIDEVQAWITDLIAAANDCERQQKQRCELEQWITKQNTVINDWSSKPSKFRSEAAEQELKQMSELLRNVIIKKDDLSSTEDSLAIKLDDLQAQLKKVIDKKSANQICIERYKKCYEDTQHWLDAIIGQIDNLEKGNGFSCKQRLEKAANIQKILSDNCDNLKKYKENASIVIELVSNLDAQQVNEQIKSMDRRFQDINKRLNRKFEIIDGTNKALLKIVSDVDSVRQWLNEKSDLIKTPYTLGFEAKSAEAQQQAFKNLLKEVENRQTFTDGIRKRFSSIQSDLEKHEKQPLEESLNILSDEFNALCEYVRHEIEKISDEILCRKNMQNNFEMTRTWIKSKLNDVNKISEQLPLLASNVLSEINLCKRHDVTIREFEEKAFKDFTNQVKEIMKDCNDDGQKKLLHDVNVLKKQLMELTECCSRKIEFMERERAKRLEYEGRKDQLNAWFAEVEPIALVNIRITSLDILKDQFDQIQKVMNESFATKTCLKEVDEYKNAIVPTLNDIDKNSINIQVKACYDKFNSLQNTLSTKLEKINTNISDFENALGKIKKCEELLSQVQNQIREMNKPVASKIECIQDFMMSYETILADLKEQRLELNSILLTNIPQLQENTSKLEEMIIAIEEQLRRLKTILNMKEQFIGALNDVVKTISKITTDFNEIDHFSKDIEVRIQKYDDILIQIDDCSSMLANASEKGRLIANEGTDFDRHNIMEQIHSLKIQLDTIKRNVTGDKDKNRKQQVHHNALSQEYTTLLDWFKKNIEVIESRPLFSEDLNESAELIKLHESLCVEARAKTSQLNNLAKKTQSDTRLPSNLQLQIETAERFRNIVPKELVSRGDYLLANHNYRVAYHKSLDQVNKWIEQTEHFLAKSPTFKVDIDSLNQDLFELGKLMESEAAVRNVLYHEIQEQADLFWNTLTEKDQNQCLSQLQHLKMRLTEFSDKIAMNQKEILFNKDILEQHACQRSKIVLCLQNNKLDDSMMTEPMLSARIDLVGKMLEILRTNQHELDTFNKISSTIIGKSDSIDSEPISAENLELNNRWINEASILENLQENLIQLRQQWTQLEDILQELETKSSSLLEKDNNLDSIVRSKENLQTKLSSLQNLLDDKTVLNQLNKKANSLAKTLIEALQKQKLSPHTLEEKLIHLNQIDSRLTENLKAKHRNINEKADKLQNFSNKVSSLTSCAEALLEKLKAINPFDERLYQTEQNLLSCKSKAQEYTEQSHHLNQEIREEYLTSQEFIPVDIDQQQKSLEALVFNITETMEDFNCKFQRAKEIRTNYFVVYDKIKTWIENAELAISNHNIDPSELKTKLVALIHESSEVRIAYEQLVYNGSEIIENCRDHNDRKAMQANMDQISYELSKTIQLIEEKNHTVDQILGNWANFMRVYQLVIEWSLKLKILLDRKLQLNSLQDAQLARQDYATAVSSLTDVSQNLSEMNHEFDKINEVCSTGYLKNKLHEAETLKIDIETVLFERNLYLQETTEEWLQFEHKIKSVKEWIEDSYKTLGSADLKNKPLRDQLRILEQMLADVSAQKIKVNMSLEKLQVHFHSEIIYTENLNIVHDGRVVIEQLDKLNRDVFHNTQNLDKALTQIEDCQSEMQTIRQRIVQEEQQLRNILSPLHQSSESEKNEQELPITWTHDVNKTIQQYDAHETKAIQMTMQQDVHGISAKKW; this comes from the exons ATGCAAAAATGGATTGATGGGGCGAAACAAGCTATCAGTAGTTCACAGTATTCGACATCTGATGATATTGGCAATATCATTAACAAAATTAATGCTATGCAATCACTTGCAAATAGCATTCCTCAAGGccaaaaacttttcgaaatgtTGCAGGACTCGTTTACCAAATCATCTTATATGTACTCCGAAGACAAGCAATCCGATATGTTTCAAACAATATCTGAACAACGTGATCAATTGGATGCCATCGTTACGAACCTAAATGTAACTCTCAATGATTTGAACTCTAAGCATATTCGTTTGGAGCAATATGAAGAAATGAAAAGAGCTATAACAGAATGGATGAATTTTACTGAGAAAGCTTATGAAATGCTTCCAGATACTCACGGAGAAATGAGTGAGCTTAAAATGTTACTAGAGAAAATCAAACATATTCTCACTGAAGTTACATTCAAAAAAGTAGACTTGGATAATATTCAACAGGAAGCAGCTGAATTGTTTGAATCGAACAAAAGTGACATTGAAAATGACTTAATACAGAATTTACATAAGCGAAATGATAAAATGAAGGAAAGATGTACTTACGGTATACAAAAATTGGAGATGGAATTGAATGATCAGATGATGTATTATCAGACTCTGCAAGAAATTGAGAAATGGTTGCTTCAGATTTCATTCCAACTAATGGCGCACAATTCTTTATACATCCATAATCGGGAACAGACTATGGAGCAAATTGAGCAACACGAGAAATTACTCAATGAAATCCAACGGTATCAAATAAACATTGATGACTTCAACGTAAAAGCACAAAGTCAAATAGAACGATATGTATCACTTTCACCAAACATAAAAAATCAGATAGAAAACcagataaaaaatattcaagacAGTTATAGCTCACTTTTGAATACATCGGTACAAATAAAAAACCGCCTATATGATTCGCTTCATAAGTTCCAAGAATATGAAGATACCCTGAATGATATAACACGAAATCTTGATAAAGTTGAGCCTGAGGTGGCACAAGGAAAAGAAATTAGTGCTACCGAATTTATGACGGTGAAAAAACAGCTGGAGCGTGCCCAGAAAATTCATAATAAGTTACAAGTTGAAAAAAGCCGATTAATCCACGCCGTGCAAGCATGTGAAGCAGCTACTGCTAGTATTAGCCGACCAAGTTCACCCATTGATAGTGCCCATCAAGTAGTTCCAGAAAATGAACTAATAGTACGTGCACGACTGGAAGATTTGATAGATGAG GTACAAGCTTGGATAACAGATCTAATAGCAGCAGCTAACGATTGTGAACGACAACAGAAACAAAGATGTGAGCTAGAGCAATGGATTACAAAACAGAATACAGTTATCAATGACTGGTCTTCTAAGCCATCCAAGTTCAGATCTGAAGCTGCTGAACAAGAACTCAAACAAATGAGTGAACTACTGAGAAATGTCATTATAAAGAAAGATGACCTTAGTTCTACTGAAGACTCTCTTGCTATCAAACTGGATGATCTTCAGGCACAGCTCAAGaaagttattgacaaaaaatcTGCTAATCAAATTTGTATAGAACGATATAAAAAATGTTATGAAGACACTCAACATTGGTTGGATGCAATAATCGGCCAAATTGACAATCTTGAAAAAGGAAATGGATTCAGCTGCAAACAGCGGCTTGAAAAGGcagcaaatattcaaaaaatcctaaGTGATAATTGTGACAACCTAAAAAAATACAAGGAAAATGCATCTATTGTCATTGAACTCGTGAGTAACTTGGATGCGCAACAAGTGAATGAACAAATCAAATCAATGGATCGACGGTTTCAAGATATCAATAAAAGActaaaccgtaaatttgagatTATTGATGGAACAAACAAAGCGCTCCTGAAAATCGTCTCCGATGTTGACTCAGTACGTCAGTGGCTCAACGAAAAGAGCGATTTGATCAAAACACCCTACACACTTGGATTTGAAGCAAAATCGGCCGAAGCGCAACAGCAAGCTTTTAAGAACTTACTCAAAGAAGTGGAAAACAGGCAAACCTTTACAGATGGTATACGTAAAAGATTTTCGAGTATCCAAAGTGATTTGGAAAAGCATGAAAAACAGCCATTGGAAGAAAGTTTGAATATACTCTCTGATGAGTTTAACGCCTTGTGTGAATACGTGCGGCATgaaattgagaaaatttcagATGAAATCCTTTGCCGTAAGAATATGCAAAACAACTTCGAAATGACACGTACATGGATTAAGTCCAAATTGAACGATGTAAATAAAATTTCAGAGCAATTGCCTCTATTGGCATCCAACGTTTTGTCTGAAATAAATCTATGTAAACGACATGATGTCACCATACGTGAATTCGAAGAAAAAGCGTTTAAAGATTTTACCAATCAAGTTAAAGAAATTATGAAAGACTGCAATGATGATGGTCAGAAAAAATTGTTACATGATGTAAATGTGCTCAAGAAACAATTGATGGAGTTAACAGAATGCTGTTCAAGGAAAATTGAATTCATGGAACGGGAACGTGCGAAGCGTTTGGAATATGAAGGCAGAAAAGATCAATTAAACGCTTGGTTTGCCGAAGTCGAGCCTATTGCACTGGTTAATATTAGAATCACCAGCTTAGATATTCTCAAAGACCAATTTGATCAAATTCAAAAGGTAATGAATGAAAGTTTTGCAACTAAGACATGCTTGAAGGAGGTCGACGAATACAAGAATGCCATTGTTCCAACATTGAACGATATTGATAAAAATAGTATCAACATTCAAGTTAAAGCATGTTATGACAAGTTTAATAGCCTTCAAAATACACTGTCAACTAAGCTAGAAAAAATCAACACCAATATAAGTGATTTTGAAAACGCTCTGGGGAAGATAAAAAAATGTGAAGAGCTTTTAAGTCAGGTACAGAACCAAATTCGAGAAATGAACAAGCCAGTTGCAAGTAAAATTGAGTGCATTCAAGACTTCATGATGTCCTATGAAACCATTCTAGCTGATTTAAAAGAGCAACGTCTGGAACTGAATTCTATTCTACTGACCAATATTCCACAATTACAAGAAAATACATCAAAATTGGAAGAAATGATAATAGCAATAGAAGAACAGTTAAGACGATTAAAAACAATATTGAATATGAAGGAGCAGTTTATTGGAGCTTTAAATGATGTCGTtaaaacaatatcaaaaatcacCACAGACTTTAATGAAATTGATCATTTTTCGAAAGATATTGAAGTACGTATACAGAAATATGACGACATTCTTATTCAAATAGATGACTGTAGTTCTATGCTTGCTAATGCTTCTGAAAAGGGACGCCTAATAGCAAATGAAGGTACTGATTTTGATCGCCACAATATAATGGAACAAATTCATTCACTGAAGATTCAGTTAGATACTATAAAGCGAAATGTAACTGGTGACAAAGATAAAAATAGAAAGCAACAAGTTCATCATAACGCTCTCTCCCAAGAATATACTACCTTACTTGATtggttcaaaaaaaatattgaagtgATCGAATCTCGACCGTTATTCAGCGAAGATTTGAACGAATCAGCTGAATTAATAAAATTACATGAGAGTCTATGCGTAGAGGCACGAGCAAAAACTAGTCAACTAAACAATCTTGCCAAAAAAACACAATCAGACACCAGATTACCTAGTAATCTTCAATTGCAAATCGAAACAGCTGAACGGTTTAGGAATATTGTTCCAAAGGAACTAGTCAGCCGTGGGGATTATCTTCTCGCTAATCATAACTACCGAGTTGCATATCATAAAAGCCTCGATCAAGTAAACAAGTGGATTGAGCAAACTGaacattttttggcaaaatcacCCACATTCAAAGTCGATATTGATAGTTTGAATCAAGATTTATTCGAACTAGGGAAACTTATGGAATCTGAAGCTGCTGTGAGAAACGTACTCTATCATGAAATACAAGAACAGGCTGATTTATTCTGGAATACCCTTACGGAGAAAGACCAAAACCAATGTCTATCACAATTGCAGCACTTAAAGATGCGTCTGACTGAATTTTCCGACAAAATTGCAATGAAtcaaaaggaaattctttttaaTAAGGACATACTTGAGCAACATGCTTGTCAGCGCAGTAAAATAGTTTTGTGCCTACAGAACAACAAGCTGGATGATTCAATGATGACTGAACCTATGCTTTCAGCACGTATAGATCTCGTTGGCAAGATGCTGGAAATACTTCGG ACGAACCAACACGAACTGGATACATTTAACAAAATATCTAGTACTATTATTGGAAAAAGCGATAGTATTGATAGTGAACCCATCAGTGCTGAAAACCTTGAACTCAACAATAGATGGATTAACGAGGCAAGTATTCTAGAAAATTTACAAGAAAACTTGATTCAGCTTCGACAACAGTGGACTCAACTGGAGGACATTCTCCAAGAGCTAGAAACAAAATCTAGCAGTTTACTAGAGAAGGATAACAACCTCGATTCAATTGTACGATCGAAAGAAAATCTCCAAACGAAATTATCATCATTGCAG AATTTATTGGATGACAAGACGGTGCTCAATCAGTTGAATAAAAAAGCAAATTCTCTGGCTAAAACTTTAATTGAAGCCTTACAGAAACAAAAACTGTCTCCGCATACTTTAGAAGAGAAGCTAATCCATTTGAATCAAATCGATTCTAG GCTGACGGAAAATTTAAAAGCAAAACATCGTAATATTAATGAGAAGGCTGATAAATTGCAAAACTTCTCGAATAAAGTATCTTCACTTACTTCTTGCGCAGAAGCATTATTAGAAAAACTCAAGGCTATCAATCCGTTTGATGAACGATTATATCAAACGGAGCAAAATCTTTTATCGTGCAAGTCTAAGGCTCAAGAGTATACAGAACAATCACACCACCTTAACCAAGAAATACGGGAAGAATATTTAACTTCACAAGAGTTCATTCCTGTTGATATAGATCAACAACAAAAATCTTTGGAGGCATTAGTGTTCAACATAACCGAAACCATGGAGGATTTCAACTGCAAATTCCAAAGAGCTAAAGAAATAAGGACTAACTATTTTGTTGTATAcgataaaatcaaaacatggATTGAAAATGCTGAACTAGCCATTAGTAATCACAATATCGACCCAAGCGAATTGAAAACCAAACTAGTTGCACTGATTCATGAGAGTAGTGAAGTAAGAATTGCATACGAGCAACTGGTTTACAATGGCAGTGAAATAATAGAAAATTGCAGAGACCACAATGATCGAAAAGCAATGCAAGCTAATATGGATCAAATATCATACGAGCTTTCGAAAACAATCCAACTTATTGAGGAGAAAAATCACACTGTTGATCAAATACTAGGAAATTGGGCAAACTTCATGCGAGTATACCAATTAGTTATTGAATGGTCgctgaaattaaaaatattgctGGATCGGAAGCTGCAGTTGAATTCACTTCAAGATGCTCAATTAGCACGCCAAGACTATGCT ACCGCTGTTTCAAGTTTGACTGATGTATCGCAAAACTTAAGCGAAATGAACCACGAATTCGATAAAATTAACGAAGTGTGCTCGACGGGATACTTGAAAAACAAACTACACGAAGCCGAAACATTAAAAATCGATATAGAAACTGTGCTTTTCGAACGG aaTTTGTATTTACAAGAAACCACAGAGGAATGGTTGCAATTTGAACACAAAATCAAAAGCGTTAAAGAATGGATTGAAGACAGCTATAAAACATTGGGTTCAGCAGATCTCAAAAACAAACCATTACGTGATCAATTAAGAATACTAGAACAAATGCTTGCTGACGTATCGGCGCAGAAAATTAAAGTTAATATGTCACTAGAAAAGCTACAG GTTCATTTTCATTCAGAGATTATATACACTGAAAATCTAAATATTGTGCATGATGGGCGTGTTGTTATTGAACAACTCGACAAACTTAATAGAGATGTTTTCCACAATACACAAAATTTAGACAAAGCATTGACACAAATCGAAGATTGCCAAAGCGAAATGCAAACAATACGTCAACGTATTGTGCAGGAGGAGCAGCAACttcgaaatattttgtcacCACTTCATCAGTCTAGCGAAAGTGAGAAAAATGAACAG GAACTACCCATAACCTGGACGCATGATGTCAATAAAACTATCCAGCAATATGATGCCCATGAAACAAAAGCGATACAGATGACAATGCAACAAGACGTTCACGGGATATCAGCCAAAAAATGGTAA